The proteins below come from a single Chryseobacterium capnotolerans genomic window:
- a CDS encoding helix-turn-helix domain-containing protein encodes MLKTNTKYLNYIIKKYRNSDFYNYINTQRINYIVKELHDNPHLLQYKISVLADMCGYNSHSQFGSIFKSIKNISPSQYISFLTEEQKNKS; translated from the coding sequence ATGCTCAAAACAAATACGAAATATCTTAATTACATTATAAAAAAATATAGGAATTCGGATTTTTACAACTACATCAATACTCAACGGATCAATTATATTGTGAAAGAACTTCACGATAATCCTCATTTACTACAATATAAGATTTCTGTATTAGCTGATATGTGTGGCTACAATTCTCATAGCCAATTTGGGAGTATTTTTAAATCAATTAAGAATATTTCTCCCAGCCAGTATATTAGTTTTTTAACTGAAGAACAGAAAAATAAATCTTAA